One Clostridium sp. CM027 genomic window carries:
- a CDS encoding DUF951 domain-containing protein, with product MKVFNLGDIVEMKKTHPCGSKNWEIIRLGADIKIKCLGCARIVMLPRIKFDLGVKKIIKENVLNKEKGITKEKAPIKK from the coding sequence ATGAAGGTGTTCAATTTAGGAGATATTGTTGAAATGAAAAAAACTCACCCTTGTGGCAGCAAGAATTGGGAAATCATTAGGTTAGGTGCGGATATAAAAATAAAATGTTTAGGTTGCGCTCGGATAGTAATGCTTCCAAGAATAAAATTTGATTTGGGTGTAAAGAAAATTATAAAAGAAAATGTACTAAATAAAGAAAAAGGGATTACTAAAGAAAAAGCACCTATAAAAAAATAA
- a CDS encoding ParA family protein: MKTICIFNQKGGVGKTTTNINLCSYLAMQGKKILTIDIDPQGNTTSGLGFDKKQINLSIYDLLTSDISIRDTIKECELVNNLYLVPSTMELAGAEVELISIDNRENKLKEKLKEIEGEFDYVFIDCPPSLGILTINALTAASSVLTPIQCEFYALEGVGQLVNTIQLVKKSLNKELEIEGIILSMYDNRTKLCNEVVSEVKKYFNDKVYKTTIPRNVRLAESPSFGLPIMLYDDKCKGAEAYEKLANEFLNRQRGC; the protein is encoded by the coding sequence ATGAAAACCATATGTATCTTTAATCAAAAGGGAGGAGTAGGCAAAACTACTACAAATATAAACCTATGTTCTTATTTAGCTATGCAAGGGAAAAAAATATTAACAATAGATATTGATCCTCAAGGAAACACTACAAGTGGATTAGGATTTGATAAAAAGCAAATAAATTTATCAATATATGATTTATTAACATCGGATATTTCAATTAGGGATACTATAAAAGAATGCGAGTTAGTTAATAATTTGTATTTAGTACCTTCTACAATGGAACTTGCAGGGGCAGAAGTAGAATTGATTAGTATAGATAATCGTGAAAATAAGCTAAAAGAAAAGCTTAAAGAAATTGAGGGTGAATTTGACTATGTTTTTATAGATTGTCCACCTTCTTTGGGTATTTTAACCATAAATGCGCTTACAGCCGCAAGTAGCGTGCTTACACCTATTCAATGTGAATTTTATGCTTTAGAGGGTGTGGGGCAATTAGTAAATACAATCCAATTAGTTAAAAAATCTTTAAATAAAGAATTAGAAATTGAGGGTATAATTCTTAGTATGTATGATAATAGAACAAAACTTTGTAATGAGGTTGTATCAGAAGTGAAAAAATATTTCAATGATAAAGTGTATAAAACAACAATACCTAGAAATGTCCGTCTGGCTGAATCTCCAAGTTTTGGATTACCAATTATGTTGTATGATGATAAGTGCAAGGGAGCAGAAGCGTACGAAAAATTAGCAAATGAATTTTTAAATAGACAAAGGGGATGTTAA
- the yyaC gene encoding spore protease YyaC, with protein sequence MVDKVILDSMSRDCTFKLRDIISQYIFPIAKCSRPIVILCIGTDRSTGDSLGPLVGNKLKFLVRNRLHVYGSLECPVHAKNLCETIDEINYSYTNPYIIAIDACLGSLQNVGKIIIEEKPLSPGAAMNKDLPKVGDLSITGIVNISGAFEFMVLQNTRLYTVMMLADTISTGLYHSILKIAGEKKLNSIYDDFNIKDVEG encoded by the coding sequence ATGGTAGATAAAGTTATTTTAGATTCTATGTCCAGAGATTGCACTTTTAAATTAAGAGATATTATAAGTCAATATATTTTTCCCATAGCAAAATGCTCACGCCCTATTGTTATTTTATGTATTGGCACCGACAGATCTACTGGTGATAGCTTAGGACCCCTGGTTGGAAACAAGCTTAAATTTTTAGTTAGAAATAGACTTCATGTTTACGGTAGTCTTGAATGTCCAGTCCATGCAAAAAATTTATGTGAAACAATTGATGAAATTAACTATTCCTATACTAATCCTTACATTATTGCAATAGATGCTTGCCTCGGAAGTTTGCAAAATGTAGGAAAAATCATTATTGAGGAAAAACCATTAAGTCCTGGTGCTGCTATGAATAAAGATTTACCTAAGGTGGGTGATTTAAGCATAACGGGCATTGTAAATATATCTGGAGCCTTTGAATTTATGGTTCTTCAAAATACAAGATTATATACAGTAATGATGCTTGCCGATACTATATCCACTGGTTTATACCATTCAATACTCAAAATCGCAGGCGAAAAAAAATTAAATTCCATTTATGATGATTTCAACATTAAAGACGTTGAAGGTTGA
- the ytvI gene encoding sporulation integral membrane protein YtvI — translation MENILKKIDKLAIFFVLYTFVFVIFFGTIGFTLPFVFAFILASLLKIPTKFLMKKFKLQNTIASLFTTTIFFTVIVVLLSLIITTLTSESILLGKNIQSYITLNKDIVINIFSNLQNYYKTLDPNVVSNIESNITNYISKTINISMNASTKIFSQTLDFVSTIPYILMVLLFTLLTTYFFTKDLSSSSKKKFDLIPRKNEDRLHSIFDESKKMLKNYLLSYLLIITITFLETLIVFIVFKVKYAVTLSVLCGLFDLLPIFGIGAIYLPVIIIFFISNNYVAALGLLISYIIITIVRQIIEPKIVSSSLGIHPVAVLASIFIGLRANGIVGMLFCMFFLVFYNILKKVEVL, via the coding sequence ATGGAAAATATTCTAAAAAAAATTGATAAACTAGCTATATTTTTTGTTTTGTATACCTTTGTTTTTGTAATCTTTTTTGGAACTATTGGGTTCACCCTTCCCTTTGTATTTGCTTTTATTTTAGCTTCACTACTTAAGATACCAACAAAATTTTTGATGAAAAAATTCAAACTTCAAAACACTATAGCTTCATTATTTACTACCACCATATTTTTCACTGTGATTGTTGTATTATTATCTTTAATCATCACTACTTTAACTTCAGAATCGATACTACTCGGAAAAAACATCCAATCATATATAACTTTAAACAAAGACATTGTAATTAATATTTTTAGTAACTTACAAAATTATTATAAAACTTTAGATCCAAACGTGGTTAGTAATATTGAGTCAAATATTACTAATTATATAAGCAAGACTATAAATATTAGCATGAATGCATCCACAAAAATTTTTTCTCAAACTCTAGATTTTGTATCTACTATACCTTATATTTTAATGGTTTTATTATTTACTTTACTTACTACTTACTTCTTCACAAAAGATTTGTCATCTTCAAGCAAAAAAAAGTTTGATTTAATTCCCCGCAAAAATGAAGATAGATTACATTCCATATTTGATGAATCAAAAAAGATGCTTAAGAATTATTTACTTTCTTACTTACTGATAATCACTATAACATTTTTAGAAACATTAATTGTTTTTATAGTTTTCAAAGTTAAGTATGCTGTAACTCTGAGTGTATTATGTGGATTATTTGATTTACTCCCTATTTTCGGTATAGGAGCTATATACCTTCCCGTAATAATAATATTTTTTATATCTAATAATTATGTAGCTGCTTTAGGCCTCTTGATATCTTATATAATTATCACTATAGTAAGACAAATTATAGAACCCAAGATTGTGTCTTCATCACTAGGCATTCACCCCGTAGCAGTTCTCGCTTCTATATTTATAGGATTAAGAGCAAATGGTATTGTTGGGATGCTATTCTGTATGTTTTTTTTAGTTTTTTATAATATATTGAAAAAAGTTGAAGTTTTATAG
- a CDS encoding DUF4446 family protein: MKSIINFIKNEQIYIIIALMIIVFMLIVIIIITYAFLNKLERRYRKLMRGVNNKNLEEVVISYLDKIDEVKDENEVIKQRYEQINGELKTCVQKTSMIRYKAFDDMGSDLSFSITLIDGNGNGAILTSIYGRNESTTYAKPIDKGISRYELSQEESKVLEQAINLKK, from the coding sequence ATGAAAAGTATCATTAATTTTATAAAGAATGAACAGATTTATATAATAATAGCTCTTATGATTATTGTATTTATGCTAATAGTAATAATTATAATAACCTATGCATTTTTAAATAAACTAGAGAGAAGATACAGAAAATTAATGAGAGGTGTAAATAATAAAAATTTAGAAGAAGTGGTTATATCTTATTTAGACAAAATCGACGAAGTTAAAGATGAAAATGAAGTTATAAAACAAAGGTATGAACAGATAAATGGGGAACTGAAAACTTGTGTGCAAAAAACTTCAATGATAAGATATAAAGCATTTGATGATATGGGAAGTGATTTAAGTTTCTCTATAACATTGATTGATGGGAATGGTAATGGTGCTATATTAACAAGTATCTATGGTAGAAATGAGAGTACTACTTATGCTAAACCAATAGATAAAGGAATATCTAGGTATGAGCTATCTCAGGAAGAAAGTAAAGTTTTAGAGCAAGCTATAAATTTAAAAAAATAA
- a CDS encoding ParB/RepB/Spo0J family partition protein has product MNKKFGLGKGLGALIPEEESTEDSSNVFKISMNLIKANKDQPRKNFDPEKISELAQSIKEHGVIQPIILNKEDDVYIVVAGERRFRAAKSIGLAEIPAIIMNINNKEVLEISLIENIQREDLNPIEEAIAYKKLLTEFNLTQEEISKKVSKSRTAITNCMRLLNLDERVQDYIIDGVISEGHGRAILGISDRQLQYQIAQMVIDDNLNVRETERLVKNFGNEKPQKVVKNENDIYYKDIMNRLENRFGTKVLINSKNKNKGKIEIEYYSEEDFERILEVFNI; this is encoded by the coding sequence TTGAATAAAAAATTTGGATTAGGTAAAGGGTTAGGAGCTTTAATACCTGAAGAAGAAAGTACAGAAGATAGTTCCAATGTTTTTAAAATATCTATGAATTTGATTAAAGCTAATAAAGATCAGCCAAGGAAAAACTTTGATCCTGAAAAAATATCTGAATTAGCACAATCAATAAAAGAACATGGAGTTATTCAACCTATTATTTTGAATAAAGAAGATGATGTATATATAGTAGTAGCAGGTGAAAGAAGATTCAGAGCAGCGAAAAGTATTGGCCTAGCAGAAATACCTGCAATCATTATGAATATAAACAACAAAGAAGTACTAGAAATATCATTAATAGAAAACATTCAAAGAGAAGATTTAAACCCAATTGAGGAAGCTATAGCTTACAAAAAACTATTAACGGAGTTTAATCTTACGCAGGAAGAAATAAGTAAAAAGGTTTCGAAATCAAGAACAGCTATAACAAATTGCATGAGATTATTAAACTTAGATGAAAGAGTTCAAGATTACATAATAGATGGAGTAATTTCCGAGGGACATGGAAGGGCAATACTCGGTATAAGTGATAGACAGCTTCAGTATCAAATTGCTCAAATGGTTATAGATGATAATCTCAACGTGAGAGAAACAGAAAGATTAGTAAAAAACTTTGGAAATGAAAAGCCACAAAAAGTAGTAAAAAATGAAAATGATATATATTATAAAGATATAATGAATAGATTAGAAAATCGTTTTGGTACTAAAGTTCTTATAAATTCTAAGAATAAGAACAAGGGTAAAATAGAAATTGAGTATTATTCAGAAGAAGATTTTGAAAGAATTTTAGAGGTTTTTAATATATAA
- a CDS encoding DUF3343 domain-containing protein — protein sequence MNKYYIVTFQNTHEAMKAEREALRQQVKVVVVPTPTYITKSCGISLKIEDENIRSIIELIKLEKIKVKEIFVRDKESVKVMTI from the coding sequence TTGAATAAATATTATATAGTAACATTTCAAAATACACATGAAGCCATGAAAGCGGAAAGAGAAGCACTGCGACAACAGGTTAAGGTAGTAGTTGTTCCTACGCCTACATATATAACTAAAAGTTGTGGGATTAGTTTAAAAATAGAGGATGAGAATATTCGAAGTATAATTGAGCTAATTAAGTTAGAAAAGATAAAGGTAAAAGAAATTTTTGTACGAGATAAGGAAAGTGTAAAAGTTATGACAATATAG
- the noc gene encoding nucleoid occlusion protein — MKNNVNHVSIELISPNVYQPRKHFNEETIEELSQSIKAYGIIQPLTVRKIGENGYELVAGERRLRAAKKIGLEQVPVIIIDITDKDSAAIALLENLQREDLNFLEEAIAYHNLIQDHSYTQEQLAQMIGKKQSTIANKLRLLKLDNQITSILVENKLTERHARALLRLTDINIQKKVLKIIVDKSLNVKNTEELIEKELLKLCRDGVIVSGKKRIKGIFAPRVYINTIKQVFDKYGINAEYKSKELEDSIEVTIRIPKK, encoded by the coding sequence ATGAAAAATAATGTAAATCACGTATCTATAGAATTAATTTCTCCAAATGTTTATCAGCCTAGAAAGCATTTTAATGAAGAAACTATTGAAGAACTATCACAGTCAATAAAGGCTTATGGAATAATCCAACCGCTAACAGTTAGAAAAATTGGGGAAAACGGATATGAACTAGTAGCGGGAGAAAGAAGACTAAGAGCAGCAAAAAAAATAGGGCTTGAACAAGTCCCAGTAATTATTATAGATATTACAGATAAAGATTCCGCAGCAATTGCGTTATTAGAAAATTTGCAAAGAGAAGATCTAAATTTTTTAGAAGAAGCTATAGCTTATCATAATCTTATTCAAGATCATTCTTACACACAAGAACAGTTAGCACAAATGATAGGGAAAAAACAATCAACTATTGCAAACAAATTAAGATTACTAAAATTGGATAATCAAATAACAAGTATCTTAGTAGAAAATAAGCTTACTGAAAGACATGCTAGAGCTTTGTTAAGATTAACTGATATAAATATTCAAAAGAAAGTACTTAAAATAATTGTTGATAAATCGCTTAATGTTAAAAATACAGAAGAACTTATTGAAAAAGAACTATTGAAGTTATGCAGAGATGGAGTGATTGTTAGTGGTAAGAAAAGAATCAAAGGAATTTTCGCGCCTAGAGTATATATAAATACTATAAAACAAGTTTTTGATAAGTATGGAATAAATGCAGAATACAAGTCTAAAGAATTAGAAGATAGTATAGAAGTGACAATAAGAATACCTAAAAAATAG
- the rsmG gene encoding 16S rRNA (guanine(527)-N(7))-methyltransferase RsmG, producing MKYFDILNKASSNEGLEFSEKKYEQFMKYKDLIKEWNEKVNLTAIKEDEEIVKKHFIDSMKVFKFDQLKNAKNVIDIGTGGGFPGIPMKIIKPEVNIVLLDSLNKRVKFLNEVINSLQLENIKAIHGRAEDFAQEIQYREKFDVAVSRAVANLTVLSEYCIPYVKVGGYFVAMKGPAVEEEIKQSKNAIRMLGGRIEHIEKVQIEDSDLNHNLVIISKISQTHRKYPRKAGMVTKEPLF from the coding sequence ATGAAATACTTTGATATATTAAATAAGGCTAGCAGTAACGAAGGACTTGAATTTAGCGAAAAAAAATACGAGCAATTTATGAAATATAAAGACCTTATAAAGGAATGGAATGAAAAAGTAAATTTGACTGCTATAAAAGAAGATGAAGAAATAGTAAAGAAGCACTTTATTGATTCTATGAAGGTTTTTAAGTTTGATCAGTTAAAGAATGCAAAGAATGTTATAGATATAGGTACTGGAGGAGGGTTTCCAGGTATTCCTATGAAAATAATAAAGCCTGAAGTAAATATAGTTTTATTAGATTCACTGAATAAGAGAGTTAAATTTTTAAATGAAGTAATTAATTCTCTTCAACTAGAAAATATTAAAGCTATTCACGGTAGAGCAGAAGATTTTGCACAAGAAATACAATATAGAGAAAAGTTTGATGTTGCAGTATCAAGGGCAGTTGCTAATTTAACAGTCTTGAGTGAATATTGTATACCTTATGTAAAGGTTGGAGGATATTTTGTTGCAATGAAGGGGCCTGCAGTTGAAGAGGAAATTAAGCAATCTAAAAATGCAATTAGGATGCTGGGTGGACGAATCGAACATATAGAAAAGGTACAAATTGAAGATAGTGATTTAAATCATAACCTGGTAATAATAAGTAAAATATCGCAAACACATAGGAAATATCCTAGAAAAGCAGGGATGGTTACTAAAGAGCCTTTATTTTAA
- a CDS encoding aminotransferase class V-fold PLP-dependent enzyme, whose product MKIYLDNAATTFPKPPAVYNSMMNYMMNIGSNPGRGVSTTSLAGNRVILNCRYALMDFFHFDKVENVIFTSNITTSLNILIKSTCQKGWHVITSSMDHNATLRPLNSLCEKGVIELGIVPCSKEGLINVDDFVNTLKPNTKLVVLSHASNIIGSIQPLESIGRICKEKGIYFVIDTAPTAGILPIDFYKLNCNALAFTGHKSLLGPQGTGGFLIDDNLNERCSAFIEGGTGSLSSSIVQPDFLPDKFESGTLNAPGIAGLLEGINFINDQGLDSIREREEYLCKNFIEGLLNISSVNVYGLTDSSKRTATISVNSTKIDNSELGFILDSEYGITTRTGLHCAPLAHKNIGTYPSGTLRFGIGPFNDIKDIDYTLNALNTIIRKV is encoded by the coding sequence ATGAAAATATATTTAGATAATGCAGCCACTACCTTTCCTAAACCACCCGCAGTGTATAATTCAATGATGAATTATATGATGAATATAGGTTCAAACCCGGGAAGGGGTGTATCTACAACTTCACTTGCCGGAAATAGAGTTATTTTAAATTGTAGGTATGCTTTAATGGATTTTTTTCACTTTGATAAAGTTGAGAATGTGATTTTTACATCAAATATTACCACTTCTTTAAATATACTTATAAAATCTACATGCCAAAAAGGCTGGCATGTAATAACTTCTTCAATGGATCATAACGCTACTTTAAGACCATTAAACTCCCTTTGCGAAAAAGGCGTTATAGAATTAGGCATTGTCCCTTGCTCAAAAGAAGGCTTAATTAATGTAGACGATTTTGTAAATACACTTAAACCTAATACAAAATTGGTGGTTCTCTCACATGCTTCTAACATTATTGGAAGTATTCAGCCTTTAGAATCTATTGGTAGAATATGTAAAGAAAAGGGCATTTATTTTGTTATAGATACTGCGCCAACTGCAGGAATATTACCAATAGATTTCTATAAATTAAATTGTAATGCCCTAGCTTTTACAGGTCATAAAAGTTTACTAGGACCTCAAGGTACCGGTGGATTTTTAATTGATGATAATTTAAATGAAAGATGCTCTGCATTTATAGAGGGTGGGACTGGTAGTCTTTCATCTAGTATTGTTCAACCAGATTTTTTGCCTGATAAATTTGAAAGCGGGACCCTAAATGCTCCAGGTATAGCTGGCCTTTTAGAAGGTATTAATTTTATTAATGACCAGGGTTTAGACTCTATTCGCGAACGCGAAGAATATTTGTGCAAAAATTTTATAGAGGGGCTTCTAAATATATCCTCTGTTAATGTCTATGGTCTCACCGATAGTTCTAAAAGAACCGCTACTATCTCTGTTAATTCAACAAAAATTGACAATTCCGAGTTAGGGTTTATTCTAGATAGTGAATATGGAATTACAACAAGAACTGGACTTCACTGTGCGCCACTAGCTCATAAAAACATTGGAACATATCCATCTGGTACTTTAAGATTTGGCATTGGCCCTTTTAATGATATTAAAGACATCGATTATACCCTTAACGCCCTCAATACTATTATTAGAAAGGTGTGA
- the mnmG gene encoding tRNA uridine-5-carboxymethylaminomethyl(34) synthesis enzyme MnmG, with protein MKYDAGNYDVIVIGAGHAGCEAALAAARIGCKTLICAINLDSVALMPCNPNIGGTAKGHLVREIDALGGEMGINIDNTYIQSRMLNKSKGPAVFSLRAQADKKAYGQRMKHVIENQENLQLKQLEVVSIDAPKGKIKGVCTKNGAYFTTKAVIIASGTYLKSKVIIGDCSYNEGPSGLLPANELSKSLDDMCITLRRFKTGTPARINKRSVDFSKMDEQVGDEEVVPFSFISEDISRNQLCCYLTYTNENTHNVIRKNIHRSPLYNGSIKSTGPRYCPSIEDKVMRFTDKERHQIFIEPEGENTQEMYVQGMSSSLPEEIQVEMLKTVPGLENVEIMRTAYAIEYDCIDSTELKLSLEFKNIQGLFSAGQINGSSGYEEAASQGIIAGINAALTIQNKDPLILKRSDGYIGVLIDDLVTKGTNEPYRMMTSRAEYRLLLRQDNADLRLTEIGYGVGLVKEDRYEIFKKKKMQIEEEIERIKHLQITNKKEIEEFLISCNSTPLKKPISLYELIKRPELDYYIVERLDADRPKLNKYIQQQVNIVSKYEGYIQKQLDQIKQFKKFENKIISKDINYDNIKGLRIEAMQKLGKIKPESIGQASRISGVSPADMSVLMIYLEQQKRLNINQQ; from the coding sequence ATGAAATATGATGCAGGAAATTATGATGTTATAGTTATTGGAGCTGGTCATGCAGGTTGCGAAGCAGCACTTGCAGCTGCAAGAATAGGGTGCAAGACTTTAATTTGTGCTATAAATTTAGATAGTGTGGCTTTGATGCCATGTAACCCCAATATCGGTGGAACGGCTAAAGGGCATTTAGTAAGGGAAATAGATGCTCTTGGTGGTGAAATGGGAATAAATATTGATAATACATATATACAATCAAGAATGCTAAACAAATCAAAAGGACCAGCTGTATTCTCGTTAAGAGCTCAAGCGGATAAAAAAGCATATGGACAAAGGATGAAACATGTAATAGAAAATCAAGAAAATTTGCAATTAAAACAATTAGAAGTAGTATCTATAGATGCACCAAAAGGGAAAATAAAGGGTGTATGCACGAAAAATGGCGCATATTTTACTACTAAGGCTGTTATTATAGCTTCTGGAACTTATTTAAAATCAAAGGTTATTATCGGAGATTGTTCTTATAATGAAGGACCTAGTGGATTACTTCCAGCTAATGAACTTTCTAAATCTTTAGATGATATGTGTATAACTTTAAGAAGATTTAAAACAGGAACTCCAGCTAGAATAAACAAACGGTCAGTAGACTTTTCTAAAATGGATGAGCAAGTTGGGGATGAAGAGGTAGTTCCATTTTCATTTATTAGCGAAGATATTAGTAGAAATCAGCTATGTTGCTATTTAACTTATACAAATGAAAATACTCATAATGTAATTAGAAAAAACATTCATAGATCACCGCTATATAATGGATCAATTAAGAGTACTGGGCCTAGATATTGTCCGTCTATCGAAGATAAAGTAATGAGATTTACAGATAAAGAAAGGCACCAAATATTCATAGAACCTGAAGGTGAGAATACGCAGGAAATGTATGTTCAAGGTATGTCTAGCTCACTTCCTGAGGAAATTCAGGTGGAAATGCTAAAAACAGTACCTGGACTTGAAAATGTAGAAATTATGAGAACGGCTTATGCCATAGAATATGACTGTATAGATTCAACCGAGTTAAAACTTTCACTAGAATTTAAAAATATTCAAGGTTTATTCTCAGCGGGTCAAATAAATGGTAGCTCAGGATATGAAGAAGCTGCTTCGCAGGGGATTATTGCAGGGATTAATGCTGCACTTACTATTCAAAATAAGGATCCATTAATATTAAAAAGATCTGATGGATATATAGGGGTTTTAATTGACGATTTAGTTACTAAAGGCACTAATGAACCATATAGGATGATGACCTCAAGAGCAGAGTATAGATTGTTGCTAAGGCAAGACAACGCTGATTTAAGGTTAACTGAAATAGGGTATGGAGTAGGCCTTGTTAAAGAAGATAGATATGAAATATTTAAGAAAAAGAAGATGCAAATTGAAGAGGAAATTGAGAGAATAAAACATTTGCAGATCACAAATAAAAAAGAAATTGAGGAATTTTTAATTTCTTGTAATTCTACTCCACTGAAAAAGCCTATTAGTTTATACGAACTTATAAAAAGACCTGAACTTGATTACTATATAGTTGAAAGACTGGATGCAGATAGACCTAAATTAAATAAATATATACAGCAGCAAGTTAATATTGTTTCAAAATATGAAGGGTATATCCAGAAACAATTAGATCAAATTAAGCAATTTAAAAAGTTTGAAAACAAAATCATATCAAAAGATATAAATTATGACAATATAAAGGGACTAAGGATAGAAGCTATGCAAAAACTAGGTAAAATAAAACCAGAAAGTATAGGTCAAGCTTCTAGAATATCAGGTGTCTCGCCTGCGGATATGTCTGTTCTAATGATATATCTTGAGCAACAGAAAAGACTTAACATTAACCAACAATAA
- the rpsF gene encoding 30S ribosomal protein S6 translates to MRKYETIFILHPSLDEEAVKANVEKFKGVIENNGGEIENVDAWGKRKLAYEIQKVGEGHYTLINFNAKPELPKELDRVFRITDSVIRHIIINPEK, encoded by the coding sequence ATGAGAAAATATGAAACTATATTCATATTACATCCTTCATTAGACGAAGAAGCTGTTAAAGCTAACGTTGAAAAATTTAAAGGTGTAATAGAAAATAATGGTGGAGAAATTGAAAATGTTGATGCGTGGGGCAAAAGAAAACTAGCTTATGAAATACAAAAAGTTGGTGAAGGTCACTATACATTAATCAATTTCAATGCAAAACCTGAATTACCGAAAGAATTAGATAGAGTATTCAGAATTACTGACAGTGTTATAAGACATATCATAATAAATCCAGAAAAATAG
- the mnmE gene encoding tRNA uridine-5-carboxymethylaminomethyl(34) synthesis GTPase MnmE produces the protein MKEFDTIAAIATSIGEGGISIIRVSGDMSIDIVNSIFIGKNNRKLHDLKSYTMRYGHIIDKNGSRLDEVIISYMKGPKSFTAEDTIEINCHGGVVGTNRILQEVILAGARMAEPGEFTKRAFLNGRIDLSQAEAVIDIIRAKTDLSMKSALMQSEGSISREIKNIRNKLLSVIASIEVTVDYPEEDIEEVTAEKVNEDVIDIISEIDTLLSTADEGKILREGLSTVIVGKPNVGKSSLLNALVKEKRAIVTDVPGTTRDAIEEYINIEGIPVKIVDTAGIRETEDIVEKIGVEKSKEKIDEADLVILILDSSKKLSHEDREIIKYIKNKKYIVLLNKSDLGGKIEIEELQSLKSKYITNVSVKTGEGLNHVKEYIKDLFFKGEIKTEGIFVTNNRHKESLIRAKENLESSLNALEYTLAIDLASIDIRNAWISLGEITGEILEEDIIHKIFSEFCLGK, from the coding sequence ATGAAAGAATTTGATACTATAGCTGCAATAGCAACTAGTATAGGAGAAGGTGGTATATCTATAATTAGAGTATCTGGTGATATGTCGATAGATATAGTCAATAGTATATTTATAGGCAAAAATAATAGAAAACTTCATGATTTAAAATCTTATACTATGAGATATGGACATATTATTGATAAAAATGGTAGTAGACTTGATGAAGTTATTATTTCCTATATGAAAGGCCCTAAAAGCTTTACTGCAGAAGACACTATTGAGATAAATTGTCATGGTGGAGTAGTTGGAACTAATAGAATTTTACAAGAGGTTATTCTTGCTGGAGCAAGAATGGCAGAACCTGGTGAATTTACTAAAAGAGCATTTCTGAATGGTAGAATTGACTTAAGCCAGGCAGAGGCAGTTATAGATATAATAAGAGCAAAGACAGATCTAAGTATGAAGTCAGCTCTTATGCAATCAGAAGGTTCAATTTCCAGGGAAATAAAAAATATAAGAAATAAATTACTTAGTGTAATTGCAAGTATAGAGGTTACAGTTGATTACCCTGAAGAGGATATTGAAGAAGTAACTGCAGAAAAAGTTAATGAAGATGTTATTGATATAATTAGTGAGATAGATACACTTTTAAGTACGGCTGATGAAGGGAAAATTCTAAGAGAAGGCCTAAGCACTGTTATAGTTGGGAAGCCAAATGTAGGGAAATCATCACTTCTTAATGCCCTTGTTAAAGAAAAAAGAGCTATTGTTACAGATGTACCCGGTACTACAAGGGATGCAATAGAAGAGTATATAAACATTGAAGGTATACCAGTTAAAATAGTAGATACTGCAGGAATTCGCGAAACTGAAGATATAGTTGAGAAAATTGGAGTAGAAAAATCAAAGGAAAAAATTGATGAGGCGGATTTAGTTATCTTAATATTAGATTCAAGTAAGAAATTAAGTCATGAAGATAGAGAAATTATTAAATATATTAAAAACAAAAAATACATTGTACTATTAAACAAAAGCGATTTAGGTGGTAAAATAGAGATAGAAGAATTACAAAGTCTAAAATCAAAGTACATAACTAATGTTTCAGTAAAAACAGGTGAAGGATTAAATCATGTTAAAGAATATATAAAAGATTTATTCTTTAAGGGTGAGATTAAAACTGAAGGAATATTTGTTACAAATAATAGACATAAGGAATCTTTAATAAGAGCAAAGGAAAACTTAGAATCTTCATTAAATGCACTAGAATATACATTAGCTATAGATTTAGCATCAATTGATATACGAAATGCATGGATAAGTTTAGGTGAGATTACAGGAGAGATTTTAGAAGAAGATATTATACATAAGATATTCTCAGAATTTTGTTTAGGAAAGTAG